Proteins from a genomic interval of Gordonia sp. SL306:
- a CDS encoding AAA family ATPase, whose translation MRRLDLVIGPNGSGKSTFVEYTLGPLLPGSVFVNADSIARQRWPAEAEARSYDAARIAADTRDRLIADGRSFIAETVFSHESKLDLIDRAHDAGYFVVLHVLIVPESIAVLRVGRRQASGGHSVPENKIRARFHRLWPLAVEAVHRADESTVYNSALGPAPTIVAEFTAGVLVGATRWPAWVPTELRGDG comes from the coding sequence GTGAGACGCCTCGATCTGGTCATCGGCCCCAACGGCTCGGGCAAATCGACGTTCGTCGAGTACACCCTCGGCCCGCTGTTGCCGGGGAGCGTGTTCGTCAACGCGGACTCGATCGCACGGCAGCGCTGGCCGGCCGAGGCCGAGGCACGCTCATATGACGCGGCAAGAATCGCCGCGGACACCCGCGACCGCCTGATCGCCGACGGGCGCTCGTTCATCGCCGAGACCGTGTTCTCGCACGAATCGAAACTCGACCTGATCGACCGCGCGCATGACGCCGGATACTTCGTCGTACTCCACGTCCTCATCGTGCCCGAATCCATCGCGGTACTGCGTGTCGGCCGCCGTCAGGCGTCGGGCGGACATTCTGTGCCCGAGAACAAGATCCGCGCCCGATTCCATCGATTGTGGCCACTCGCGGTCGAGGCGGTCCATCGTGCCGACGAATCGACCGTCTACAACAGCGCACTCGGCCCGGCCCCCACCATCGTCGCGGAGTTCACCGCAGGCGTGCTGGTCGGCGCCACCAGGTGGCCGGCGTGGGTGCCAACCGAACTCCGAGGGGACGGCTGA